In the genome of Myroides phaeus, one region contains:
- a CDS encoding efflux RND transporter periplasmic adaptor subunit: MSFNYINIKYATVILAISGALLFTQCKQKEDASEETTEQTEDTDTVQLTDAQLKHVTIETTQLSERQIAKTLKLNGKIDVPPQNLISVTNPLGGYLKQTKLLPGMQVKKGELIAVMEDPQYIQIQQNYLIAKDKYEFARLDYNRQKDLNASQASSDKVMQQAQAEMNSQRITMNALGQQLSLININPKTLTHDNISKSVPLYSPITGFVSNTYVNVGKYVTPSDVMFELIDPSDIHLNLKVYEKDLDKLEVGQRVVSYTNNNPEKKYEGEIVLISMDINMEGVSEVHCHFEQFEQKLLPGMYMNADIDTHSMLSKALPEESVVYFEGRYFVFNEIGKQTYQLLPVKVGEKENGFIQIENAEELEGKKIVSKGAYTLLMKLKNTEEEE; the protein is encoded by the coding sequence ATGTCATTCAACTATATAAATATCAAATACGCTACTGTTATCCTTGCTATTTCAGGAGCTTTATTATTCACACAGTGTAAACAAAAAGAAGACGCAAGCGAAGAAACAACAGAACAAACAGAGGACACTGATACTGTACAATTAACGGATGCGCAATTAAAACACGTTACTATTGAGACAACTCAACTTTCTGAACGTCAGATTGCAAAAACACTGAAGTTAAATGGTAAAATAGATGTTCCACCTCAAAACTTAATTTCTGTTACTAACCCATTAGGGGGATACTTGAAACAAACTAAGTTGTTACCTGGTATGCAAGTCAAAAAAGGAGAGTTAATTGCGGTAATGGAAGACCCACAATACATCCAAATTCAACAGAACTATCTAATTGCAAAAGACAAATACGAGTTTGCAAGATTAGACTATAATCGCCAAAAAGACCTAAATGCAAGTCAAGCCAGCAGTGATAAAGTGATGCAACAAGCACAAGCTGAAATGAATAGTCAACGTATCACAATGAATGCTCTTGGTCAGCAGTTGAGTCTAATCAACATTAATCCTAAGACATTAACACACGATAACATCAGTAAGTCAGTGCCACTATATAGTCCAATTACAGGGTTTGTAAGTAATACCTATGTAAACGTTGGTAAATATGTTACACCTTCAGACGTAATGTTTGAGTTAATCGATCCAAGTGATATCCACTTAAATCTAAAAGTGTATGAAAAAGACTTAGATAAATTAGAAGTTGGACAACGCGTTGTTAGTTATACAAACAACAATCCAGAGAAAAAATACGAAGGAGAAATTGTCTTAATCAGTATGGATATCAATATGGAGGGGGTTTCAGAAGTACATTGTCACTTTGAACAATTTGAGCAAAAATTACTTCCTGGAATGTATATGAATGCAGATATAGACACACATTCTATGCTATCTAAAGCACTACCAGAAGAGAGTGTAGTTTACTTTGAAGGAAGATATTTTGTATTCAATGAAATTGGTAAACAAACTTATCAATTACTTCCTGTTAAAGTTGGAGAAAAGGAAAATGGATTTATCCAAATTGAGAATGCAGAAGAATTAGAAGGTAAAAAAATAGTTTCAAAAGGCGCTTATACCTTGTTGATGAAACTTAAAAATACAGAAGAGGAAGAATAA
- a CDS encoding CusA/CzcA family heavy metal efflux RND transporter, which yields MLNKIIEFSVKNKLIISLFVFALIGIGLYQVTKLPIDAVPDITDNQVQVITVAPSYGATDIERLVTFPIEQANSNIAGMQSIRSFSRFGLSLVTIVFDEDVDIYWARQQVGERLQQVQSEIPQGIGQPELGPISTGLGEIYQYVVRPEKGYEDKFDLTELRTIQDWVVRRQLLTVKGVAEVSSFGGKLKQYEIAVNPNKLDAYGITINDVFQALESNNENTGGAYIEKGPTVLYIRSEGLVGNIEDIENIAITSKQTELPLLIRDVAKVKIGSATRYGAMTFDDQGEVSGAVVMMLKGANSNEVIQDVKAKVAEIQKTLPEGVVIEAFLDRTKMVNNAIGTVQRNLTEGALIVVLVLVLFLGNFRAGLLVASVIPLAMLFAICMMNLFGVSGNLMSLGALDFGLIIDGAVIIVEAVMHQFSHNAKFKKMVNLKQEEMNKTVVQSASKMMNSAVFGQIIILIVYIPILTLQGIEGKMFKPMAQTVAFALLGAFLLSLTYIPMMSSLIMSRKISHKPNISERVLNKLEGFYERMLVKVMEIPKLIYSVVGVLFVIAIYILSTLGGEFIPSLEEGDFAVDTKVLNGSNLTTTIESTQKAVHILKTRFPEVEKVVTKIGSAEIPTDPMPMDASDMMVILKDKSEWTSAESFPELAEKMTHALEEIPGITVGFQYPVQMRFNELMTGARQDVVVKVFGENLDTLAYTANKIAGLINTVPGATNLYVEPITGMPQLLIDYNRQAIARYRLSIAEINRIVNASLAGQSTGMVYEGEQRFDMVVRMDEKNRKDVSDIQNLLIPTPSGNQVPLNQLATVEIKEGPNQIQRENAQRRIFVGFNVKGRDVQSIVEELQEKVEAQITLPVGYQITYGGQFENLNEAKARLAIAVPLALVLIFVLLFFAFKDIRECLMIFTAIPLSIIGGVFLLALRGMPFSISAGVGFIALFGVAVLNGIVLIAEFNRLQKSGIKNIVFIVIRGAKTRLRPVLMTACVASFGFLPMALSNGAGAEVQRPLATVVIGGLMLATFLTLFVLPLLYITFEQRLKFDFFKKKKTVAAILLVGLGFTANAQTPVTLNTALETALENNTVIRAEKLRTEYAKAFIKTGADLPQTTFTGEFGQINGPYTDNKFGVVQEFAFPTVYSKQKNVFRAEYQQSVYNLDLKSYELKRAVTQSFYDYSYWVEKEKLLQRADSMYTNFYNKALLRLQKGESNILEKTTAQNQQISIQAQLAEVQKAISLTQLQLKYLLNTTENIVPQLEDNKAILTALEADLQNNPVLQMIEQQKVIAHEQTKLEKSKQLPNLQVGYNNSTFMGVASNDVYYDRSERFSSFHVGVSLPLFTTGQRARVKASKKAEDLADAELEMTKNSMENRYQQLLTNHQNNLAILGNYENNTLKNTSTIIETAQLQFINGEINYLEYVILTNQALDFINNYLDTLKMYNDNIIQINYLTSNN from the coding sequence ATGTTAAATAAAATTATTGAGTTTTCTGTAAAGAATAAACTCATCATCTCGCTATTTGTATTTGCGTTAATCGGGATTGGATTGTATCAAGTAACTAAATTACCTATTGATGCTGTACCAGATATTACTGACAACCAAGTACAAGTAATCACTGTTGCCCCATCTTATGGAGCTACGGACATAGAAAGACTTGTGACCTTTCCAATTGAACAAGCAAACAGCAATATTGCAGGAATGCAAAGTATCCGAAGCTTCTCTCGCTTTGGACTATCATTAGTAACCATCGTTTTTGATGAAGATGTTGACATCTATTGGGCACGTCAACAAGTTGGAGAACGCCTTCAACAAGTTCAAAGTGAAATTCCACAAGGAATCGGACAACCAGAATTAGGTCCTATCTCAACAGGATTAGGAGAAATTTACCAATACGTTGTACGCCCTGAAAAAGGATACGAAGATAAATTTGACCTTACGGAATTGCGTACGATTCAAGATTGGGTTGTACGTCGTCAATTACTTACTGTAAAAGGAGTAGCTGAAGTAAGTAGCTTTGGTGGTAAACTAAAGCAATACGAAATTGCTGTAAATCCGAATAAATTAGATGCTTACGGCATTACAATAAACGATGTATTTCAAGCCTTAGAAAGCAATAATGAAAACACTGGAGGTGCTTATATTGAAAAAGGTCCTACAGTATTATATATCCGTTCTGAAGGATTAGTTGGCAATATTGAGGACATTGAAAACATTGCTATTACTTCAAAACAAACAGAACTTCCTTTGTTAATAAGAGACGTTGCTAAAGTAAAAATTGGTAGTGCAACACGCTATGGAGCGATGACTTTTGACGATCAAGGAGAAGTATCTGGTGCTGTAGTAATGATGCTGAAAGGAGCAAATAGTAATGAAGTAATTCAAGATGTAAAAGCAAAAGTTGCTGAAATCCAGAAAACACTTCCTGAAGGTGTTGTTATTGAAGCCTTTTTGGACCGTACCAAAATGGTTAATAACGCAATTGGTACAGTACAGCGAAACCTTACAGAAGGAGCATTAATCGTAGTATTAGTATTAGTCTTGTTTTTAGGAAACTTCAGAGCAGGACTTTTAGTAGCTTCTGTAATTCCTTTAGCAATGTTATTTGCTATCTGTATGATGAACCTCTTTGGGGTAAGTGGAAACTTGATGAGTTTAGGGGCATTAGACTTCGGGCTGATCATTGACGGTGCAGTAATTATTGTAGAAGCCGTCATGCACCAATTCTCCCACAACGCCAAGTTCAAGAAGATGGTCAATCTGAAACAAGAAGAAATGAACAAAACCGTTGTACAATCTGCTTCAAAAATGATGAACAGTGCTGTATTTGGTCAGATCATTATCTTAATTGTATATATTCCAATCTTAACATTACAAGGAATTGAAGGTAAAATGTTTAAACCAATGGCGCAAACTGTTGCCTTTGCCCTATTAGGAGCATTCCTTTTATCCTTAACCTATATACCAATGATGAGCTCATTAATTATGAGCCGTAAAATATCACATAAACCAAATATATCAGAACGCGTTCTAAATAAATTAGAAGGCTTTTACGAGCGTATGTTGGTAAAAGTAATGGAGATTCCGAAATTAATCTACAGCGTAGTAGGTGTATTATTTGTGATTGCAATCTACATCCTATCAACATTAGGAGGTGAGTTTATTCCTTCCTTAGAAGAAGGAGACTTTGCTGTAGATACCAAGGTATTAAACGGTAGTAACCTAACCACAACAATTGAAAGTACACAAAAAGCTGTTCACATTCTTAAAACAAGATTCCCTGAAGTAGAAAAAGTTGTTACTAAAATTGGTAGTGCCGAGATTCCAACCGACCCTATGCCAATGGATGCCAGCGATATGATGGTCATCTTAAAAGATAAAAGCGAATGGACCTCAGCGGAATCATTCCCTGAGTTAGCTGAGAAAATGACTCACGCATTAGAAGAAATACCTGGAATTACTGTTGGTTTTCAATATCCAGTACAAATGCGTTTTAACGAGTTAATGACAGGAGCCAGACAAGACGTAGTGGTAAAAGTATTTGGTGAAAACTTAGATACTTTAGCTTATACTGCTAATAAAATTGCCGGACTTATCAATACCGTGCCTGGAGCAACCAATTTATATGTTGAACCAATTACGGGAATGCCACAATTACTAATTGATTACAACCGACAAGCAATTGCCCGTTATAGACTTTCAATTGCTGAAATCAACAGAATTGTAAACGCTTCTTTAGCCGGACAAAGCACTGGAATGGTCTATGAAGGAGAACAACGTTTTGATATGGTAGTTCGTATGGATGAGAAAAACAGAAAAGACGTAAGTGATATTCAAAACTTACTAATACCTACTCCATCCGGCAACCAAGTTCCTTTAAACCAATTGGCAACAGTTGAAATCAAAGAGGGACCTAACCAAATCCAACGTGAAAACGCACAACGTAGAATCTTTGTAGGGTTTAACGTAAAAGGGCGTGACGTACAAAGTATTGTAGAAGAGTTACAAGAAAAAGTAGAAGCACAAATTACGCTACCTGTCGGATATCAAATTACGTATGGTGGACAATTTGAAAACCTAAACGAAGCAAAAGCTCGTTTGGCAATTGCGGTACCGTTAGCATTGGTATTAATCTTCGTTTTATTATTCTTTGCTTTTAAAGATATACGCGAATGTTTAATGATTTTCACTGCTATTCCACTATCAATTATTGGAGGAGTATTCTTATTAGCCTTAAGAGGAATGCCGTTTAGTATTAGTGCGGGAGTCGGATTTATTGCCCTGTTTGGGGTAGCCGTACTTAATGGTATTGTGCTTATTGCCGAATTTAATAGATTACAAAAATCAGGAATTAAAAATATAGTATTTATCGTGATAAGAGGAGCAAAAACAAGGTTGCGCCCAGTATTAATGACTGCTTGTGTAGCGTCTTTTGGGTTCTTGCCAATGGCATTGAGTAATGGGGCAGGTGCTGAAGTTCAAAGACCATTAGCAACTGTTGTAATTGGGGGGTTAATGTTAGCAACTTTCCTAACTTTATTCGTATTGCCATTGTTGTACATCACATTTGAACAACGCTTAAAGTTTGACTTCTTTAAAAAGAAGAAAACAGTTGCAGCTATATTACTTGTAGGTCTTGGGTTTACAGCTAATGCACAAACACCAGTGACACTAAACACGGCGTTAGAAACAGCTTTAGAAAACAATACTGTGATTCGCGCTGAAAAATTGAGAACGGAATATGCTAAAGCCTTTATCAAAACAGGGGCTGATTTGCCACAAACTACATTTACCGGTGAATTTGGACAAATTAATGGACCATACACAGACAACAAGTTTGGAGTAGTTCAAGAATTTGCGTTCCCAACTGTTTATAGTAAACAAAAGAATGTGTTTAGAGCAGAATATCAACAAAGTGTTTATAACCTTGATTTAAAAAGTTATGAACTAAAACGAGCAGTAACACAAAGCTTCTACGATTATAGCTATTGGGTAGAAAAAGAGAAATTACTACAACGAGCAGATAGTATGTACACTAACTTCTACAACAAAGCTTTGCTTAGATTACAAAAAGGAGAAAGTAATATCTTAGAAAAAACAACAGCTCAAAACCAGCAAATTAGTATTCAAGCGCAATTAGCTGAAGTTCAAAAAGCAATAAGCTTAACACAACTTCAATTAAAATACTTATTGAATACAACAGAAAATATTGTTCCTCAATTAGAGGATAACAAAGCTATTTTAACGGCGCTTGAAGCAGATTTACAAAACAATCCTGTTCTTCAAATGATTGAACAACAAAAGGTCATAGCACACGAGCAAACAAAATTGGAGAAATCTAAACAACTGCCTAATTTACAAGTTGGATACAACAACAGTACGTTTATGGGAGTTGCTTCTAATGATGTTTACTATGACAGAAGTGAGCGCTTTAGTTCTTTCCACGTTGGTGTTAGTTTACCCTTGTTTACAACAGGTCAACGCGCCAGAGTTAAGGCTTCTAAAAAGGCAGAAGATTTAGCTGATGCCGAATTAGAAATGACTAAAAACAGTATGGAAAACCGTTATCAACAATTGTTGACAAACCATCAGAACAATCTTGCTATTCTTGGTAATTATGAGAATAACACCCTGAAAAATACCTCAACAATTATTGAAACAGCGCAACTGCAATTTATCAATGGAGAGATAAACTATTTAGAGTATGTGATATTGACAAATCAAGCACTTGATTTTATCAATAACTATTTAGATACGCTAAAAATGTATAATGATAACATCATTCAAATCAATTATCTAACCTCAAATAACTAA
- a CDS encoding SMI1/KNR4 family protein: protein MNKFSHYTIIPNINTNSTSLVLPSAEDINNCEQLLNFHFEEDYKTYILQYGEGLLGGTYIRIYPPTRISQEQSQWLERVTQYYFWEIGKEVLTKEQVLQAICIGDTFDGDEIIFYNHQYFVLPRNEENIYALGHNLNDAIEWLCNSGILTEAFTEREFEPFNEVLHP, encoded by the coding sequence ATGAACAAGTTTAGCCATTATACTATAATTCCAAATATTAATACCAACTCCACAAGTTTAGTTTTGCCTTCTGCAGAAGATATCAACAATTGTGAACAACTATTGAACTTTCATTTTGAAGAAGATTACAAAACATATATTCTTCAATACGGAGAAGGTTTATTAGGAGGAACATACATTCGCATCTATCCCCCTACTCGTATCTCACAAGAGCAAAGTCAATGGTTAGAACGAGTAACACAATACTATTTTTGGGAAATAGGTAAAGAGGTATTGACTAAAGAACAAGTCTTACAAGCCATTTGTATAGGAGATACTTTTGACGGAGATGAAATTATCTTTTACAACCATCAGTACTTTGTTTTGCCAAGAAATGAAGAAAATATCTATGCCTTAGGACATAATCTAAATGACGCTATTGAATGGTTGTGCAACTCAGGAATCTTAACAGAAGCTTTTACTGAACGAGAATTCGAACCTTTTAATGAAGTATTACATCCATAA
- a CDS encoding DUF2625 family protein: MRTLQELIDTKDSAWPMIEEWIAESPKQVTTLSKNTQEIADNALIALQVTTKSTLGALIYESGGLLIDNGWIKVLGGGHNDQMLDILRWNQGKTIMDNNTNKGFIIVAFDVLGGYFCINSGALGKDIGKIYYFAPDTLDYEALEIGYSQLLNFFLTGRTEQFYQDFRWTNWQEEIASLQYNQVINFVPPLWTKEGKDIEQSAKKAVDVTEQFLLQSEFREGLNDIENKYI, encoded by the coding sequence ATGCGCACACTACAAGAACTAATTGATACAAAAGACTCTGCTTGGCCAATGATTGAAGAATGGATAGCAGAGAGCCCAAAACAGGTTACTACACTTTCTAAAAACACCCAAGAAATTGCTGACAACGCCTTAATAGCGTTACAGGTTACTACCAAATCAACATTAGGTGCCCTTATCTATGAATCAGGAGGTCTTCTTATTGATAATGGATGGATCAAAGTACTTGGTGGCGGACATAATGACCAAATGTTAGACATACTAAGGTGGAATCAAGGCAAAACAATTATGGACAACAACACCAACAAAGGTTTCATAATCGTAGCATTTGATGTTTTAGGAGGGTATTTCTGTATCAATAGTGGTGCTTTAGGCAAGGACATCGGCAAGATATACTATTTTGCTCCTGACACATTAGATTATGAAGCCCTTGAAATCGGATACTCTCAACTATTAAACTTCTTCTTAACAGGGAGAACAGAACAGTTTTACCAAGACTTTAGATGGACAAACTGGCAAGAAGAAATAGCGTCATTACAATACAATCAAGTAATTAACTTTGTTCCTCCACTTTGGACTAAAGAAGGAAAAGACATTGAACAATCAGCAAAAAAAGCTGTTGATGTAACTGAACAATTCCTGCTGCAATCAGAATTTAGAGAGGGTTTAAATGATATTGAAAACAAATATATCTAA
- a CDS encoding acyl-CoA carboxylase subunit beta, translated as MNPKINTLQDLQAQAKLGGGQRRIDTQHSKGKLTARERVEYLLDEGSFEEIGMLVTHRTTDFGMDKEVYHGDGVITGYGTINGRLVYLFAQDFTVFGGALSETHAEKICKVMDMAVKMGAPMIGLNDSGGARIQEGVRSLGGYADIFFRNVQASGVIPQISAIMGPCAGGAVYSPAMTDFTMMVEGSSYMFVTGPSVVKTVTNEEVTSEELGGASTHSTKSGVAHTTSANDVACLEDLKKLLSYIPQNNTEKAYDIPYTLGEEYRPGLDTIIPESSNKPYDMKEVIHNIIDEDSFYEIHKDYAENIVVGFARLGGKSVGIVANNPMFLAGCLDVNSSIKAARFTRFCDAFNIPLLVLVDVPGFLPGTDQEWNGIIVHGAKLLYALSEATVPKVTVITRKAYGGAYDVMNSKHIGADLNFAWPNAEIAVMGAKGASEIIFKKEISEAENPAAKLAEKEAEYAEKFATPYRAAQRGFIDEVILPNETRRKLLKGFAMLENKEVDLPKRKHGNIPL; from the coding sequence ATGAATCCGAAAATAAATACACTTCAAGATCTTCAGGCTCAAGCTAAACTTGGTGGAGGGCAAAGAAGAATAGATACACAACACAGCAAAGGAAAACTAACAGCAAGAGAAAGAGTTGAATACTTACTTGACGAGGGTTCTTTTGAAGAAATAGGAATGCTTGTAACCCACCGTACAACTGACTTTGGAATGGACAAAGAAGTTTATCACGGAGATGGTGTAATTACAGGTTATGGAACAATAAATGGGCGTTTAGTTTACTTATTCGCACAAGACTTTACTGTATTTGGAGGAGCTTTATCTGAGACACACGCAGAGAAAATTTGCAAAGTAATGGATATGGCTGTTAAAATGGGAGCACCAATGATCGGACTAAACGACTCTGGAGGAGCGCGTATCCAAGAAGGAGTACGTTCATTAGGAGGATATGCCGATATCTTTTTCCGCAATGTACAAGCATCAGGTGTGATTCCACAAATCTCAGCAATTATGGGACCTTGTGCAGGAGGAGCAGTTTATTCACCAGCAATGACTGACTTTACAATGATGGTTGAAGGTTCAAGTTATATGTTTGTAACAGGACCAAGCGTTGTAAAAACAGTAACAAATGAAGAAGTAACATCAGAAGAACTTGGAGGAGCAAGTACGCATTCTACGAAATCAGGGGTTGCTCATACTACCTCAGCAAATGATGTTGCTTGTTTAGAAGACTTAAAAAAATTACTATCATATATTCCTCAAAACAATACAGAGAAAGCATATGATATTCCATACACATTAGGAGAAGAGTACAGACCGGGATTAGACACTATTATTCCTGAAAGCTCTAACAAGCCTTATGATATGAAAGAAGTTATTCACAATATTATTGATGAAGACTCTTTCTATGAAATACACAAAGATTACGCAGAAAACATCGTTGTTGGATTTGCTCGTTTAGGCGGAAAAAGCGTGGGTATCGTTGCAAACAACCCTATGTTTTTAGCAGGATGTTTAGATGTAAATAGCTCAATCAAAGCAGCAAGATTTACACGTTTTTGTGACGCATTCAACATTCCATTATTAGTTTTAGTTGACGTACCTGGTTTCTTACCTGGAACAGACCAAGAGTGGAATGGAATTATTGTTCACGGAGCAAAACTACTTTATGCTTTAAGCGAAGCTACAGTGCCAAAAGTAACTGTAATTACACGTAAAGCCTATGGAGGTGCTTATGATGTGATGAACTCTAAACACATTGGTGCAGATTTAAACTTTGCGTGGCCTAATGCTGAGATTGCAGTAATGGGAGCAAAAGGAGCGAGTGAGATTATCTTCAAAAAAGAGATTTCTGAAGCAGAAAACCCTGCAGCTAAATTAGCAGAAAAAGAAGCAGAATACGCTGAGAAATTTGCAACGCCATACAGAGCTGCTCAACGCGGATTTATCGATGAAGTTATCTTGCCAAATGAAACAAGAAGAAAACTATTGAAAGGTTTTGCAATGCTTGAAAACAAGGAAGTAGACTTGCCTAAACGCAAACACGGAAATATTCCGCTGTAG